ATAACCTATCAACAACGTTTCTGATTTCTAGTTTTCACCAATAGTATTCAATGTTTTATGTActtttgtagaaatattttttattgtaaaatatatataatatcaaaatatataatttcatttatttgagAAATGTGTTGGAACTTTGTTACCAAATAACGTCCAAACAGTATAGAACAAAGTTAGTAacaaaaaattacttttgtcTTAACTATAACCATGTGgtcacaaagtaataaatGTTCTGAATAGCGCAATAGTAACTTATTATTAGAAGTTAAAACTTTAtaacttgaaataaaaatgtctgttttgtaatttaatatttagatttactttcattaaataaaataatattattgcatAAAGATCAAAGTATTGAATCTGGTATAAACAAGAATATTAACCAAAAAGTTGGTATGAAAACACAATAACTTCTTTAAAattgttcctttctttttttaatatatatgtatataaaatacaatttaagtTATGCTTCTAgcgatatatattaaatattctttaatgtTATAGAAATGGGAGCGGTGTACTCTTATATTACGCGACCAATTCGTTCATTTAACATTGAAAATCGTACAGCACGTATTCTTGACAAGAAGAAGCCAATTCCTGCTCCTGAATATCCATCATCACAGAGACAAAGGGAAGTTGtagataaatgtaaatttctctctcaaattctatttcaagttttatattttttagattaatatttttgttagaattgaaaataaaagaatttttggaaatagatatagatatagatagaatagaaataatagaatagaaataacagaagtaaaagaaataaaacaattattctTATCTCTTTACACGTAGCCTAAACTTAAGTGatatagattatttaattatagttTTTGCATAGCAAAATGTGAGATAAAgttgtatgttataaaattttggtTTGTTTTCTAAACAAGAGTACTGGTTTTAAGAATTAGTCATTTTCTATATCATGTAATAATagcattttacatttttaaaagttatttctattttagtGAAACCTAATTTGAAAGATATTCAGCACAAAAAGGATCATGAATTAAATGATCGTTTAAAGAATGTCTTTGTTCAGTCTAAAGATCCAGAGGTATATTTCATTTAGAAATCTTTTGTggatgtatttatttatttgtaaccgttatgaaataaattggtatttttttattactagaTTGAGATAAAACAAGTCTCATCTAAGCCATTACCACAGGATAGAAGTCAATATTCTTTAGATGAATTTTATGAACCGCTTGTTCATCAGAAGGGTAAATGTACCATAAAAGAAGTAGTAACGTTTTTGACTAAACATCAAGAAAATGAGGCAGAATACTCTATAGAAAGAATATCCCAAAAGTATCAAATAGATAAACAAACAGTAGGTAAGAATACGTTTTTAGATAGAAAATGATAATACAGTATTACTAAAGTAAATTTGTACTCCCTAAATCctatttaaatacttaaaatataatataaataactgtttcagaaaatattttaacaaattataaaatctttcATGTGATGACAGATGAGAAACAGCTGAAGATAGAGGAGGGTAAGAAAAAGTaagatttttgtattataattaaccGTTTGAGTCCCAGGGGTCTTTGAAAAAACAGGGTCGAAAAATCCCTAATAGCGCGATAGCGCTTTTCCTAATCGATTGCGAAGAGAAACAAGTGGCGTAATAGCGCtcatcatatttattatttttatgaaatacatctatattattata
The DNA window shown above is from Bombus fervidus isolate BK054 chromosome 8, iyBomFerv1, whole genome shotgun sequence and carries:
- the LOC139990002 gene encoding NADH dehydrogenase [ubiquinone] 1 alpha subcomplex assembly factor 4, whose amino-acid sequence is MGAVYSYITRPIRSFNIENRTARILDKKKPIPAPEYPSSQRQREVVDKLKPNLKDIQHKKDHELNDRLKNVFVQSKDPEIEIKQVSSKPLPQDRSQYSLDEFYEPLVHQKGKCTIKEVVTFLTKHQENEAEYSIERISQKYQIDKQTVENILTNYKIFHVMTDEKQLKIEEGKKK